The genomic stretch AGGACTGAATGAACAGAGGAACAGCATTGAAGCCTCATTTATCAAGACTACTTAACCCATCATAGACTAAGCTCTGTTTCATCTGGGGGGTGAGatctaaaacagcaacattttctctcagcctcatggcaaaatgtggagATTAGCTACAAACTGAGCAACTCCACTGCCACGACAGCAAACGACACAACTTTGTTTTGTATGAACTATTAATGTAATCACTACTTATCAGCATCCTGTGTGTCTAGATTTAAAGAAGTATAAAATGTCCCAACATCAAACACCATGGTACTATTTCATCATCTTCCTCTTTTTACATTTTCCTGTTATTCTGGGGATGACATCTTAAACAGTTAGtctcagacagagcagagacagagacagacccagaaacagacagagaggcaacGATAGGACCAGAACCTgagtatggatagaaaacacagtaAGTTGTTGGAGATGTCTGAAGCCATCTATGCTGAGCCCGATATGACCAAGAAGGTCAAGTTTAACAGAggtgagatgaaggagaggattgtggataTCTACGTCAGTGCAGACACCCTGAGAGACGGTGAGACCAGCaccaggagagaagagacagaggacactgctCCTAATAATGGACCAGGAAACCATCactcaggtaacacacacacacgcactcactcacacacgcaaataaattacacacacaatatattaaACAGGTGAGATTACCCTGTAGTACGATACCTTTGTTTTTCCCAATCCTGGATGATACAGTAAAACATATTACCAAAGATCTTACTTTAATCATATGTGATTCAGTACATTGTCAGTGGTGGAAGAGACCCTCTGGAGTTYctgcagtgtgtctggggctgctgtgtgttctcctactggctgggatcataggcctGTCTGTCCAATGTAAGTCTATAGTATATCTATACTaaacaacaatataaatgcaacatgcaaacatttctaagattttactgagttacagttcatatcagtcaattgaattaaattaattaggccctaatctatggatgtcacatgactggcagaggttcagccatgggtgggccttggagggcataggtccacccacttggcagccagatTCCAACTACTGGGGaaccaggctcagccaatcagaatgagtttaaccccacaaaagggctttataacagaaataaatactcctcagcaccctccCTCAGACGATccaacaggtgaagaagccagatgtggaggtcatgGACTGgcggtttgcggttgtgaggccagttggacgtactgccaaattctctaaaacaacattggaggcagcttatggtagagaaatgaacattaatttATCTGACaacggctctggtggacattcctgcagttagcatgccagttgcacgttccctcaaaacttgagacatctgtggcaaaactacacattttaaagtggccttttattgtctccagcagaaggtgcacctgtgttatgatcatgctgtttaatcagcttcttgatatgccacacctgtcaggtggatggattatcttggcaaaggataaatgctgacgaacagggaagtaaacacatttgagagaaataagctttttgtgcgtatgaaacatttctgggatcttttaattcatctcatgaaacatgggaccaacactttacatgttacatttatatttttgttcactgtttAAATAGTTCTTATAATTCAGATTTAGTAGTTCTGATGTGATCTATTTTAGTAAGCAACTTCTTCTTTATTGTTGTTGCAGACAGCAACGTCTCAAAGAACTCatctgcagagagagaccagctacagaccagttacaacaccctgactaaagagagagaccagctacagaccagttataacaacatgactaaagagagagaccagctacagactgaGAGAGATTTTCTTAGCGGGAGGCTTACCAATTGCAGTGAGTAAACCTACAGTAACAAATTATCATTCATCCAACAAACTGTATATTGTGTCTGTATTCTTTCAATAAGTATCCAGGGTGATAAGTTGAAGGAAATTCATGTTATATTCATGTATAACAAACCTGTCCTGAAGCCTGGCAGAAATTTGAATCCAGTTGGTACTTCCTCTCTGAGACGACTGAGAAAACCTGGGAGAAGAGCAGACAGGACTgtcaggagagaggagcagacctgGTGATCATAAACAGTGATAAGGAACAGgtgagacggagagacagagagacacacacggtTAGATATTATGAAACATATGAAtataataatttgcaaataaattcataaaaaatcctacaatgtgattttctggatgtttttctctcattttgtctgtcatagttgaagtgtacctatgatgaKaattacaggcctctctcat from Salvelinus sp. IW2-2015 unplaced genomic scaffold, ASM291031v2 Un_scaffold9080, whole genome shotgun sequence encodes the following:
- the LOC112079688 gene encoding C-type lectin domain family 12 member B-like, translated to MDRKHSKLLEMSEAIYAEPDMTKKVKFNRGEMKERIVDIYVSADTLRDGETSTRREETEDTAPNNGPGNHHSVHCQWWKRPSGVXAVCLGLLCVLLLAGIIGLSVQYSNVSKNSSAERDQLQTSYNTLTKERDQLQTSYNNMTKERDQLQTERDFLSGRLTNCTWQKFESSWYFLSETTEKTWEKSRQDCQERGADLVIINSDKEQVLGITHQPDNGAGRRENGEEDCVEIHDDRVL